In Ovis aries strain OAR_USU_Benz2616 breed Rambouillet chromosome 8, ARS-UI_Ramb_v3.0, whole genome shotgun sequence, a single window of DNA contains:
- the SLC35D3 gene encoding solute carrier family 35 member D3, giving the protein MRQLCRRGRVLGIAVAIAHGVFSGSLNILLKFLISRYQFSFLTLVQCLTSSTAALSLELLRRLGFIAVPPFGLNLARSFAGVAVLSTLQSSLTLWSLRGLSLPMYVVFKRCLPLVTMLIGVLVLKNGAPSPGVLAAVLITTCGAALAGAGDLTGDPIGYVTGVLAVLVHAAYLVLIQKASADTEHGPLTAQYVIAVSATPLLVVLSFASTDSIHAWTFPGWKDPAMVTIFVACILIGCAMNFTTLHCTYINSAVTTSFVGVVKSIATITVGMVAFSDVEPTSLFIAGVVVNTLGSIIYCAAKFLETRKQSNYEDLETQPGVEEAQPSGDQLPFVMEELPAEGGNGGSEGGKAAGGSTQPGGQEARGSPRGVSLMARSSQISDSPEEVGRSSLKDAYLEVWRLVRGAKYVKKDYLIENEELPSP; this is encoded by the exons ATGCGGCAGCTGTGCCGCCGGGGCCGCGTGCTGGGCATCGCGGTGGCCATCGCGCACGGGGTCTTCTCCGGCTCCCTCAACATCCTGCTTAAGTTCCTCATCAGCCGCTACCAGTTCTCCTTCTTGACCCTGGTGCAGTGCCTGACCAGCTCCACCGCGGCGCTGAGCCTGGAGCTGCTGCGGCGCCTGGGGTTCATCGCGGTGCCCCCCTTCGGCCTGAACCTGGCTCGCTCCTTCGCGGGGGTCGCCGTGCTCTCCACGCTGCAGTCCAGCCTCACGCTTTGGTCCCTGCGCGGCCTCAGCCTACCCATGTACGTGGTCTTCAAGCGTTGCCTGCCCCTGGTCACCATGCTCATCGGCGTCCTGGTGCTCAAGAACGGAGCGCCCTCGCCGGGGGTGCTCGCGGCCGTGCTCATCACCACCTGCGGCGCAGCTCTGGCAG GAGCCGGTGACCTGACCGGCGACCCCATCGGGTACGTCACCGGCGTGCTGGCGGTGCTGGTGCACGCCGCCTATTTGGTGCTCATCCAGAAGGCGAGCGCAGACACGGAGCACGGGCCGCTCACCGCGCAGTACGTCATTGCCGTGTCCGCCACCCCGCTGCTTGTCGTCTTATCCTTCGCCAGCACCGACTCGATCCACGCCTGGACCTTCCCCGGCTGGAAGGACCCGGCCATGGTGACCATCTTCGTGGCGTGCATCCTGATCGGCTGTGCCATGAACTTCACCACGCTGCACTGCACCTACATCAACTCGGCGGTGACCACCAGCTTTGTGGGGGTGGTGAAGAGCATCGCTACCATCACTGTGGGTATGGTGGCCTTCAGCGATGTGGAGCCCACCTCTCTATTCATTGCTGGCGTCGTGGTGAACACCCTGGGCTCCATCATTTACTGTGCGGCCAAATTTTTGGAAACTAGAAAGCAGAGCAACTACGAGGACCTGGAAACGCAGCCGGGGGTAGAGGAGGCGCAGCCAAGTGGAGATCAGCTGCCGTTTGTCATGGAGGAGCTGCCCGCAGAGGGTGGAAATGGCGGGTCAGAAGGTGGGAAGGCAGCAGGTGGCTCCACTCAACCGGGTGGGCAAGAGGCTAGGGGCAGCCCCAGAGGGGTCTCGCTGATGGCTAGGAGCTCGCAGATCTCAGACAGCCCTGAAGAAGTGGGCAGGAGTTCATTAAAGGATGCTTACCTCGAAGTGTGGAGGTTAGTTAGGGGAGCCAAGTATGTAAAGAAGGATTATTTGATAGAAAATGAGGAGTTACCCAGTCCTTGA